A genomic segment from Leptospira congkakensis encodes:
- a CDS encoding helix-turn-helix transcriptional regulator, with product MIGIFFLVPLFASLANLSCFIENITRDHRFHRLLSIFYFTIGVQNAATAALCFAPDETAGIAFWIFQCHSFFLLAPVLVALCSFCTGRRLFNKATISIAIYALVVDLLCSSIPKTIVYGFVKFSFGLAPMLTIFGGILGGSVHFFAITISLYFVLSPLEWNSFFNRKTFILALCVWWFSLFSNFLPMYGFDFPPLHPVVDATISVLLSIYLNRYNASKPSIYSLIASILISLAVGLIIGILVLAIIPVFTFRELIVSIVTTLTSLLFFTYLLKSTLKDNKPDLSFSLPLENYSLSKQELRICELIAEGHSRSFIRLVLNVSDGTLRNHLKNIYAKVLPETNTTSKDQLQRLTVFLSKQKLATNES from the coding sequence GTGATTGGTATATTTTTTTTAGTGCCGTTGTTTGCTTCTTTGGCAAATCTAAGTTGTTTTATTGAAAATATCACTCGAGACCATCGTTTTCATCGACTCCTCAGCATCTTTTATTTTACCATCGGGGTTCAGAATGCGGCAACAGCTGCTCTTTGTTTTGCACCCGATGAGACCGCAGGAATCGCCTTTTGGATATTCCAATGCCATTCTTTTTTTCTTTTGGCTCCCGTCCTTGTTGCTTTGTGTTCTTTTTGTACGGGGCGACGATTATTTAATAAAGCAACCATATCCATCGCAATTTATGCCTTGGTAGTCGATTTACTTTGTTCCTCTATTCCTAAAACGATCGTTTATGGATTTGTTAAGTTTTCTTTTGGTCTCGCACCGATGTTAACTATCTTTGGCGGCATTCTGGGTGGATCGGTTCATTTTTTCGCCATAACCATTTCTTTATACTTTGTTCTTTCTCCTTTGGAATGGAATTCTTTCTTTAATAGAAAAACATTTATATTAGCATTATGTGTTTGGTGGTTTAGTCTTTTTTCGAATTTTTTGCCTATGTATGGATTTGATTTCCCGCCTTTACATCCTGTTGTCGATGCTACTATTTCTGTTTTGTTGTCTATTTATCTGAATCGTTATAATGCATCAAAACCAAGTATCTATAGTTTGATTGCATCCATCCTCATCTCACTTGCTGTGGGTTTGATCATTGGGATTTTGGTTTTAGCCATCATACCTGTTTTTACATTTAGAGAGTTGATTGTCTCAATTGTAACTACGTTAACAAGTTTATTGTTTTTTACGTATTTATTAAAATCTACTTTAAAAGATAATAAACCTGACTTATCTTTTTCTCTCCCTCTCGAAAACTATAGTTTATCTAAACAAGAACTTAGAATTTGTGAATTGATTGCAGAAGGCCATAGCCGTTCCTTCATTCGTTTGGTTTTGAATGTTTCAGATGGAACCTTACGGAATCATTTAAAGAATATTTATGCCAAAGTTTTGCCTGAGACGAACACAACTTCAAAAGACCAATTACAACGTTTAACAGTATTTTTGTCCAAACAAAAGTTGGCCACAAACGAATCATAA
- a CDS encoding DUF1554 domain-containing protein, with protein sequence MNENAYVNVQSLTGNITILFLSLGLFTNCDPSQMDNSCDLSSESFSKTMVVKSILGDKSSHCLSNANTNHTNFSVGGKISGLTGAGLILILNQDTSLNVPPGSTEFSFPNRISIGSPYEVNFSNQPQGNFCELVNPNGKIFNKDITEIEINCFAACTNCKIFVTQNSYPANVGKASNFDSFCQSDPNYPGTGKFKAMVVDGESRRASFTPNSGEKKIDWVFKANQAYIQDNGSNIESSNNNGLFTTGISIPITNITSDHWTGLNTDWTTNTNATCKKWITNSGSETGISGDAYTNDVVTLTAGRGPQPCSTIHELVCVEQ encoded by the coding sequence ATGAATGAAAACGCTTACGTTAATGTACAAAGCCTAACTGGTAATATAACCATTTTATTTTTATCTTTAGGTCTCTTCACAAATTGTGACCCATCGCAAATGGATAACAGTTGTGACCTAAGTTCAGAATCATTTTCTAAAACCATGGTAGTCAAATCAATCTTAGGTGACAAAAGCTCCCATTGTTTGTCAAACGCCAACACAAATCATACAAACTTTAGTGTTGGCGGTAAAATATCAGGTCTAACCGGCGCAGGTCTGATATTAATTCTGAATCAAGATACATCACTCAATGTACCTCCTGGTAGCACAGAATTTTCTTTTCCCAATCGAATCTCTATTGGTTCTCCATACGAAGTCAATTTTTCAAACCAACCACAAGGAAATTTCTGTGAATTGGTAAATCCAAATGGAAAAATTTTTAACAAAGATATTACTGAAATTGAAATCAATTGTTTTGCAGCTTGCACAAACTGTAAAATTTTTGTGACCCAAAATTCCTATCCTGCCAATGTCGGGAAGGCATCAAATTTTGATTCATTTTGTCAGTCAGATCCGAACTACCCGGGGACAGGAAAGTTCAAAGCAATGGTCGTTGATGGAGAGTCAAGGAGAGCAAGTTTCACTCCTAATTCAGGAGAAAAAAAAATTGATTGGGTTTTTAAAGCAAACCAGGCATACATTCAAGATAATGGATCCAATATTGAATCCTCAAATAACAACGGATTGTTTACTACGGGAATCTCCATACCCATCACGAATATAACGTCAGACCATTGGACGGGCCTCAATACAGATTGGACAACGAATACAAACGCTACTTGTAAAAAATGGATAACCAATTCAGGATCAGAAACAGGAATTTCCGGTGATGCGTATACTAACGATGTCGTTACACTCACAGCAGGCCGTGGGCCGCAACCCTGCTCCACAATTCATGAACTAGTATGTGTGGAACAATAA
- a CDS encoding glutathione S-transferase family protein — translation MDNYQTPNLLLYIHPLASFCHKVLIALYENGTEFESRIVDLMSEESSAELFAYWPVGKIPLLRDRMRAKTVPETSIIIEYLNEFYPGKEKLIPSDPTLALETRLWDRFFDLYISEPMQKIVVDRLRPEGQSDKLGVEQAYQKFPIAYDMLEGQLQSQPFIAGETFSMADCSAVPALFYADTILSFRNTHPKLTNYFERLLERKSVKRMIAEAEPYFHMYPLYDKIPKRFLNEKN, via the coding sequence ATGGATAACTATCAGACTCCAAACCTATTGCTTTACATCCACCCCCTTGCCTCCTTTTGTCATAAGGTTTTGATTGCCCTTTATGAAAATGGAACAGAATTTGAATCTCGGATTGTGGATTTGATGTCAGAAGAGTCCAGTGCAGAACTCTTTGCTTATTGGCCTGTTGGTAAAATCCCTCTGCTTCGAGACCGGATGCGGGCGAAAACGGTTCCTGAGACCTCCATCATCATTGAGTATCTAAACGAATTTTATCCAGGGAAAGAAAAACTCATTCCCAGTGACCCGACACTTGCGTTGGAAACGAGACTTTGGGATCGTTTTTTCGATCTCTATATCAGCGAACCTATGCAGAAGATCGTTGTGGATCGTTTGCGACCAGAGGGTCAGAGCGACAAACTTGGAGTAGAACAAGCATACCAGAAATTTCCCATTGCTTATGATATGTTGGAGGGACAATTACAATCTCAGCCCTTCATCGCTGGTGAAACTTTTAGTATGGCAGATTGTTCGGCTGTGCCTGCTTTGTTTTACGCGGATACAATTCTAAGTTTTCGGAATACACATCCCAAACTCACAAACTATTTTGAACGGTTACTCGAAAGAAAGTCCGTAAAACGTATGATAGCTGAAGCAGAACCATATTTTCATATGTATCCACTTTATGATAAAATTCCCAAACGATTTCTAAATGAAAAAAATTAA
- a CDS encoding ArsR/SmtB family transcription factor, with the protein MKSNTIGLEHIFHALSDRSRLNMVERLSLGPLSVKELAEPLSMALPSVLKHLKVLEEGGIVVSEKSGRVRTYRLDPAQLSSIDSWMAKRKAAWNKRFDKLESFLIESSDENSDGT; encoded by the coding sequence ATGAAGTCTAATACCATTGGTTTGGAACATATCTTTCATGCACTTAGTGACCGCAGTCGGTTGAATATGGTGGAACGATTGAGCCTAGGTCCTCTATCTGTGAAAGAGTTGGCAGAGCCACTCTCTATGGCGTTACCTTCTGTTTTAAAACATTTAAAAGTGTTGGAAGAGGGTGGCATAGTTGTTTCTGAGAAGTCAGGAAGGGTTCGCACATATAGATTGGATCCTGCCCAACTTTCGAGTATTGATTCTTGGATGGCAAAAAGAAAAGCTGCTTGGAACAAACGTTTTGACAAGTTGGAAAGTTTTTTAATCGAATCATCGGATGAAAATTCCGACGGAACATAA
- a CDS encoding SRPBCC family protein: protein MNHSTFTIERILPASKERSFAAWANADSKRRWFACHDDWKTVEFSLDFKVGGKESNLVVTPSGSRHVFDATFYDIVPNERIVYAFGMYVNDIRISVSLVTVLFESPLEGRTKMTFTEQIVLLKEPGNNEGFPEEEVRGRVEGTNAGFDRLEKEFT from the coding sequence ATGAACCACTCTACTTTTACTATCGAAAGGATATTGCCGGCTTCTAAAGAAAGATCTTTTGCCGCATGGGCGAATGCAGATTCCAAACGAAGATGGTTTGCTTGCCATGATGATTGGAAAACTGTTGAGTTTAGTTTGGATTTTAAAGTGGGCGGAAAAGAATCCAATTTAGTAGTGACTCCTTCAGGAAGTCGTCATGTTTTTGATGCAACTTTTTATGACATCGTCCCCAATGAACGAATTGTATATGCCTTTGGTATGTATGTAAATGACATTCGTATTTCTGTTTCTTTGGTTACTGTTTTATTTGAGTCACCGCTGGAAGGTAGAACTAAAATGACTTTTACCGAACAAATTGTACTTTTAAAAGAACCTGGTAATAATGAAGGATTTCCAGAAGAGGAAGTTCGCGGCCGTGTAGAAGGGACAAACGCAGGATTTGATCGGCTTGAAAAAGAATTCACCTAG
- a CDS encoding nucleoside 2-deoxyribosyltransferase — translation MSEYIYCSGPMFSPEELNTMATIAATLEAAGYKTYLPQRDGIEVAQVMAMINTPIISGEIFRDIMIFVQKAVFAMDVYQVVERCSATVFNMNGRPADDGSISETGISFATGKPIVIYKNDPRTEFNGLDNPLLTGLSYNWKYVTDISQIPTKLAEIIVTVNAAGENLYLKNPPPMVKKTMEVGKEVWEILNIIRFFDHKEKDLLAILKVLVEKLKGSANFMKYLEA, via the coding sequence ATGAGCGAATATATTTATTGTTCCGGACCTATGTTTAGCCCTGAAGAACTAAACACAATGGCTACGATTGCTGCCACTTTAGAAGCTGCGGGATACAAAACCTACCTCCCACAAAGAGATGGGATCGAAGTGGCACAGGTTATGGCCATGATCAACACTCCGATCATCTCTGGAGAAATTTTTAGAGACATTATGATTTTTGTTCAAAAGGCAGTGTTTGCAATGGACGTTTATCAAGTTGTCGAACGATGTAGTGCAACAGTGTTCAATATGAACGGAAGACCAGCTGACGACGGCTCTATTTCCGAAACAGGAATTTCATTTGCTACAGGGAAACCAATTGTCATATATAAAAATGACCCTAGAACAGAATTTAATGGTTTGGACAATCCACTCCTTACTGGTCTTAGTTACAACTGGAAATATGTCACAGATATATCCCAAATCCCAACCAAACTTGCCGAAATCATTGTGACCGTAAATGCAGCTGGTGAGAATCTTTATCTCAAAAACCCACCTCCAATGGTAAAAAAGACAATGGAAGTGGGAAAGGAAGTTTGGGAGATTTTAAATATCATTCGTTTCTTCGACCATAAAGAAAAAGATCTACTCGCCATTCTCAAAGTACTTGTAGAAAAACTAAAAGGTTCCGCCAATTTTATGAAGTATTTAGAAGCGTAA
- a CDS encoding SpoIIE family protein phosphatase, with translation MKVRYLFAIYCSFCLLPIYASPNLSTYSLDDPTELVKLSGSWKFNPKDDLNQALKEFPDSDWGRLSIPAQWNNSGLSGFKIGWYRQSFKVSNTFKNQNISILTPLIADAHEMYINGVLIGKTGVITESGDLIKKSSRISVYSIPKELIAYDSENTIAVRVADDVGWGGFVNSEFYIGESDLIQGKFYKYIMWNSASCFAFGYSALYCLILWLRSRRERAYLIYFFFATLAGLVTFGNLSLPYFVWDEFWFNHFIFHPGLSLMGVIGTLFFLEFTNHKPSKLVIVALSAHFTIGLISFFTFIPFVMEIYSKYTLNITNIFSLFELIYAFVLNFQAVKLKQPGARIIFFGQLALGVTAAFSILSYLQIYVSILDRSLSEGFLFYTLSLSFALSIRFAKLYEVTNELKSELEQKNKDLVVLDKMKDEFLSNTSHELRTPLNGIIGITESLIEGSMGAVSAGVSKNLGFIISSAKRLSGLVNDLLDFSMMKNQKFNLSPMTLAIQPSVDLVIALLDRTAVEKGILLKNEIADDCPLVFGDENRIQQILFNLIGNALKFTESGFISVTAKPTDNGFFNYLEIAVTDTGIGLSKEDQGKIFAPFAQADSSISRNFGGVGLGLSITKNLVELHTGTISVESELGKGSVFRFTLPLAVGQNEFQKDQTDITIPQTDRSVIDEDLRGNFVVQQNYVERMEVTTNLSNDLNRNLTILAVDDDPINLEVLKIQLSGSGFNVIPVLDGPTALSVANEVKPDLVLLDIMMPKMSGYQVCKILRQTYSIYEMPVLMLTAKNRIEDVLSGLEAGANDFLGKPFDKRELLARVNTLVLLKSAVEEKEDYLSIKAELKLAKKIQDSSLPLHPPTGEKAKIVSRYNPMTAIGGDYYDFHTPDEHSLGVVVADVSGHGIPAAIVAAMFKMAFNLQKHVSKKPNEVLKRINKLLLDSIHKQFVTACYLFFDLKNQRILYASAGHPPVAFYRRETNKVELVRPRGRILGCFPEIPDEILDIPFSVGDRVILYTDGISEARNPAGEMFGDERLSHYITENSANRSADLFADGLLDQVKEFCGKHIPDDDITLVVVDL, from the coding sequence ATGAAAGTTCGTTATCTATTTGCGATTTATTGTTCCTTTTGCCTACTGCCTATCTACGCAAGCCCCAATCTTTCAACCTATTCCCTCGACGACCCAACGGAACTGGTCAAACTTTCTGGATCTTGGAAATTCAATCCCAAAGATGATTTAAACCAAGCATTAAAAGAATTTCCTGATTCCGACTGGGGCAGACTGTCCATACCCGCACAATGGAATAATTCGGGATTGTCTGGATTTAAAATTGGTTGGTATAGACAATCCTTCAAAGTATCAAATACATTCAAAAATCAGAATATCAGCATACTCACTCCTCTCATTGCAGATGCCCATGAAATGTATATCAATGGAGTTCTCATCGGTAAAACAGGAGTCATTACAGAATCGGGAGACCTAATCAAAAAAAGTAGCCGAATCTCAGTGTATTCGATCCCAAAAGAACTCATTGCATACGATTCTGAAAACACAATCGCAGTGAGAGTCGCTGACGATGTTGGTTGGGGTGGATTTGTAAATTCTGAATTTTATATTGGGGAATCTGATCTCATCCAAGGTAAATTTTATAAATACATTATGTGGAATTCCGCATCTTGTTTTGCCTTTGGATATTCTGCACTTTATTGTTTAATTCTTTGGTTGAGAAGTAGAAGGGAGAGAGCTTATTTAATTTATTTCTTTTTTGCAACACTTGCAGGTCTTGTGACTTTTGGAAATTTGTCTCTTCCTTACTTTGTATGGGACGAGTTTTGGTTTAACCATTTTATTTTCCATCCCGGATTGAGTTTAATGGGAGTTATAGGTACACTTTTCTTTTTAGAATTTACAAACCACAAACCATCCAAACTTGTGATAGTTGCCCTTTCTGCACACTTTACCATTGGCCTTATATCGTTTTTTACATTCATTCCCTTTGTTATGGAAATTTATTCCAAATATACATTAAACATTACGAATATTTTTTCACTATTTGAACTAATATACGCCTTTGTTCTCAACTTTCAGGCAGTAAAACTCAAACAACCGGGAGCTCGTATTATATTTTTTGGGCAACTTGCACTTGGAGTCACTGCTGCATTTTCTATATTAAGTTATCTACAAATATATGTATCCATTTTAGATAGATCTCTTTCTGAGGGGTTTTTATTTTATACCTTGAGTTTATCTTTTGCATTATCGATACGATTTGCAAAACTTTATGAGGTCACAAATGAACTCAAAAGTGAATTAGAACAAAAGAACAAAGACTTAGTTGTATTGGATAAAATGAAAGATGAATTTTTATCCAATACATCACATGAACTTAGAACACCATTAAATGGAATCATAGGGATCACAGAATCACTCATTGAAGGTTCCATGGGTGCAGTAAGTGCGGGTGTTTCCAAAAATTTAGGATTTATCATCTCTTCCGCAAAACGTCTCTCTGGATTAGTGAATGACCTTCTCGATTTTTCTATGATGAAAAATCAGAAATTCAATCTTTCCCCAATGACTTTAGCGATCCAACCTTCTGTAGACCTTGTGATTGCTCTACTCGATCGAACTGCTGTTGAGAAAGGTATTCTCTTAAAAAATGAAATCGCAGATGACTGTCCCTTAGTTTTCGGTGATGAAAATAGAATCCAACAAATCCTGTTTAACCTCATCGGAAATGCTCTTAAGTTTACAGAATCTGGTTTTATTTCTGTAACTGCAAAACCAACAGACAATGGTTTTTTTAATTATTTAGAAATAGCAGTAACGGATACAGGGATAGGACTCTCCAAAGAGGATCAGGGAAAAATTTTTGCACCCTTTGCCCAAGCTGATTCCAGTATTTCAAGAAATTTCGGTGGAGTTGGCCTCGGACTTTCCATTACAAAAAACTTAGTAGAACTTCATACTGGAACCATCTCTGTTGAATCCGAATTAGGGAAAGGATCTGTTTTTAGATTTACTTTGCCTTTGGCAGTTGGCCAAAACGAATTTCAAAAAGATCAAACTGATATTACAATACCGCAGACTGATCGTTCGGTGATCGACGAAGATCTCCGTGGAAATTTTGTCGTTCAACAAAACTATGTGGAAAGAATGGAAGTTACCACAAACCTTTCAAACGACTTAAATCGTAACCTAACAATTCTTGCTGTTGATGACGATCCGATCAACTTGGAAGTTTTGAAAATTCAACTTAGCGGATCTGGTTTCAACGTAATTCCAGTTTTAGATGGACCAACAGCATTATCTGTAGCAAATGAAGTAAAACCAGATTTAGTTCTATTAGATATTATGATGCCAAAGATGAGTGGGTATCAAGTTTGTAAAATCTTAAGACAAACCTATTCGATTTATGAAATGCCGGTTCTAATGCTCACTGCAAAAAATAGAATTGAAGATGTTCTTTCGGGATTGGAAGCCGGGGCAAATGACTTTTTAGGAAAACCTTTTGATAAAAGGGAACTTCTCGCAAGGGTCAATACTCTCGTTCTTTTAAAATCTGCTGTGGAAGAAAAAGAAGATTATTTAAGTATCAAAGCAGAACTCAAACTTGCCAAAAAAATCCAAGACTCTTCCTTACCTTTACATCCACCAACAGGTGAAAAAGCAAAGATCGTTTCTAGATACAATCCAATGACTGCTATCGGTGGTGACTATTATGATTTCCATACTCCCGACGAACATAGTTTAGGTGTTGTAGTGGCAGACGTTTCCGGGCATGGTATTCCTGCGGCCATTGTGGCTGCCATGTTTAAAATGGCATTTAACTTACAAAAACATGTATCTAAAAAACCAAACGAAGTTTTAAAAAGAATCAACAAACTTCTCTTAGATTCTATCCACAAACAATTTGTTACAGCATGTTATTTATTCTTTGATTTAAAAAACCAAAGAATCCTTTATGCAAGTGCTGGCCATCCCCCCGTTGCCTTTTATAGGCGAGAAACTAACAAAGTCGAACTCGTTCGGCCGAGAGGGAGGATACTCGGATGTTTTCCTGAAATCCCCGATGAAATTTTAGATATTCCATTTTCCGTAGGTGACCGAGTGATTTTATATACGGACGGAATCTCTGAAGCACGAAACCCAGCCGGGGAAATGTTTGGTGATGAGCGTCTTAGCCATTATATAACAGAAAATTCAGCAAATCGATCTGCGGATTTATTTGCCGATGGTCTTTTGGACCAAGTAAAAGAATTTTGTGGAAAACATATTCCTGATGATGACATAACTCTTGTTGTAGTCGATTTATAA
- a CDS encoding alanine racemase gives MLKSHKFFLLIILVTAFVFVFFLRPKDEGALYQEYFSKLNQELKNNGFGKPVVLLDLDRLDENLSTLSQNIPPPLHYRIVVKSLPSLDLLRYITKATKTNRLMVFHSGDLVMLLGENEFSAFDILLGKPMPIRALEDVYKKTKVDRFQKIHWLVDTETRLNQYLEFGKSKNIKLHIVLEIDVGLHRGGFRNPDETNRTLSLIQKNPNNLEFDGFMGYEPHVASVPSLLGDKNEAIAKEIQLSLSKYEEFVSSGKKSFPSLFDKELLLNGGGSKTYRFYQKDNHVVNDVSVGSALVMPTDFDVSTLTEHKPAFFIAAPVLKRLEGTTIPFLESISFIFPIWNPNLQVTYFTYGGAYLAKKESPQGLFDNGLYGASTNQGILNGSRATGLQPDDYVFFRPTQSEKVMAEMGEVILIRKGKIFGTWKCFIN, from the coding sequence ATGTTAAAGAGTCATAAATTTTTTTTATTAATAATCCTTGTCACTGCGTTCGTTTTTGTTTTTTTTCTACGACCGAAAGACGAAGGTGCTCTTTATCAGGAATACTTTTCCAAACTCAACCAAGAACTTAAAAATAATGGTTTTGGAAAACCAGTGGTACTTTTGGATTTGGACCGGTTGGATGAAAATTTATCTACCCTTTCCCAAAACATCCCACCTCCTTTACACTATAGGATTGTGGTTAAGTCTCTTCCTTCGCTCGATCTTCTTCGTTACATTACAAAGGCCACAAAAACCAATCGGCTTATGGTTTTTCATTCTGGCGATTTGGTTATGTTACTTGGTGAGAATGAGTTTTCTGCCTTTGATATTCTTCTTGGTAAACCTATGCCAATTCGTGCATTAGAAGATGTTTATAAAAAAACAAAGGTGGACCGATTCCAAAAGATCCATTGGTTAGTGGATACAGAAACAAGACTGAACCAATACTTAGAATTTGGAAAATCTAAAAATATTAAGTTACATATTGTACTCGAAATTGATGTGGGCCTTCATCGTGGAGGTTTCCGAAATCCCGACGAAACAAATCGAACTCTTTCCCTAATACAAAAAAATCCAAACAACTTGGAGTTTGATGGATTTATGGGATATGAACCACATGTAGCTTCTGTTCCAAGTTTGTTAGGTGATAAAAATGAGGCAATTGCAAAAGAAATTCAATTGTCTTTGTCCAAATACGAAGAATTTGTTTCTTCAGGTAAAAAATCTTTCCCATCCTTATTTGATAAGGAACTTCTTTTGAATGGGGGTGGAAGTAAAACGTATCGTTTTTACCAGAAGGATAATCATGTTGTAAACGATGTATCGGTAGGATCGGCACTTGTGATGCCTACTGATTTTGATGTGAGTACACTGACAGAACACAAACCGGCTTTTTTCATAGCCGCACCTGTCTTAAAAAGATTAGAGGGAACTACCATTCCTTTTTTAGAATCAATTTCTTTTATATTTCCTATTTGGAATCCGAATTTGCAGGTTACTTATTTTACTTATGGCGGGGCTTACCTTGCCAAAAAAGAATCTCCACAAGGTCTTTTTGATAATGGTCTTTATGGTGCGAGTACGAACCAGGGAATTTTGAATGGAAGTCGTGCCACCGGTTTACAACCTGATGATTATGTTTTTTTCCGACCCACTCAAAGTGAAAAGGTAATGGCAGAGATGGGCGAAGTGATTCTAATTCGAAAGGGAAAAATTTTTGGAACTTGGAAGTGTTTTATCAATTAG
- a CDS encoding alpha/beta hydrolase family esterase, which yields MKYKSKFLLFLPFLLIIFFNVSCSRGWLRSKIQERFQKKMEEKPAPVASSDLTTKIENPGDYTFTFSHGGFPRYYKVHVPKTYSPNKETPLLLVLHGGGGDMEIQSNEDYYHQISKSEENGHITIFPNGYSKYKSGKIATWNAGNCCADARDKKIDDVGFIKEILNHANKQLQIDKTKVYTTGMSNGAMMSYRLACEMTDQLAAITTVAGTDNTISCNPTKPISILHIHAKDDDKVLFHGGAGNSFKDRSLVTDFVSVPKTVSKWVDLNQCNPTPKRVLEESGVTCDEYGECKDGVKVKLCITESGGHSWPGGKKPSFFFGSATPSKAIKANDAMWEFFRAK from the coding sequence ATGAAATACAAATCTAAATTTCTACTATTTTTACCTTTCCTTCTGATCATTTTTTTTAACGTATCTTGTTCCCGAGGTTGGTTACGAAGTAAAATCCAGGAACGATTCCAAAAGAAAATGGAAGAAAAACCAGCTCCTGTCGCCTCTTCTGACCTAACAACGAAAATTGAAAACCCTGGCGATTATACATTTACCTTTTCCCATGGAGGTTTCCCTCGTTATTACAAAGTGCATGTTCCAAAAACTTATTCACCAAACAAAGAAACACCTTTATTATTAGTTTTACATGGCGGTGGTGGGGATATGGAAATCCAATCGAACGAAGATTATTACCATCAAATTTCCAAATCAGAAGAAAACGGCCATATCACCATCTTTCCGAACGGTTATAGCAAATACAAATCAGGGAAAATTGCAACATGGAATGCAGGTAATTGTTGTGCAGATGCCCGTGACAAAAAAATCGATGATGTGGGTTTCATCAAAGAAATTCTAAACCATGCCAACAAACAACTGCAAATCGATAAAACCAAAGTGTATACAACTGGAATGTCTAATGGAGCCATGATGTCATATCGTCTTGCCTGTGAAATGACAGACCAATTGGCAGCCATCACTACCGTTGCCGGAACCGATAACACCATTAGTTGTAATCCTACAAAACCCATTTCCATTTTACATATCCATGCCAAAGATGATGACAAAGTTTTATTTCATGGAGGGGCCGGAAACAGTTTCAAAGATAGATCCCTTGTGACTGATTTTGTTTCCGTTCCAAAAACGGTTTCTAAATGGGTGGATTTGAATCAATGTAACCCAACACCCAAACGAGTTTTAGAGGAATCTGGTGTGACTTGTGATGAGTATGGTGAATGTAAGGATGGTGTGAAGGTAAAACTTTGTATCACAGAATCGGGAGGTCATTCTTGGCCTGGTGGCAAAAAACCTTCCTTTTTCTTTGGATCTGCCACTCCCTCCAAGGCAATCAAAGCAAATGATGCCATGTGGGAGTTTTTCAGAGCAAAATAA